The Desulfosporosinus acidiphilus SJ4 genome has a window encoding:
- a CDS encoding DedA family protein, which translates to METILSHLGQFVVSVISLFGYLGVFLAMAIESACIPLPSEIILPFTGYMVFLGRFTLWQATLAATLGNLFGALIAYYIGLWGGRPFIKKFGRYIFIRERELSNTEKLFERRGELTVFIGRLLPVVRTFISLPAGIARMNAFKMAVYTVAGALPWCLMLIITGQKLGENWNTLKPLFHRLDLIVALLILMLVGFWIIRKRKSLKSKK; encoded by the coding sequence GTGGAAACTATTCTATCCCACCTTGGGCAATTTGTTGTCAGTGTTATTTCTCTGTTCGGTTATCTGGGAGTTTTTCTGGCCATGGCCATTGAAAGTGCCTGCATTCCCCTACCCAGTGAGATCATTCTTCCTTTCACCGGTTATATGGTCTTTTTGGGCCGGTTCACTCTCTGGCAAGCAACCCTGGCTGCTACCTTAGGCAACCTCTTTGGAGCACTTATTGCCTATTATATCGGACTATGGGGAGGCCGACCGTTCATCAAGAAGTTTGGACGCTATATTTTTATCCGTGAGCGAGAATTGTCCAACACCGAAAAATTATTTGAACGACGCGGCGAATTAACCGTATTTATTGGCAGGCTCTTGCCTGTAGTACGAACCTTTATCTCCCTGCCCGCAGGCATCGCAAGAATGAACGCTTTCAAAATGGCTGTTTACACTGTCGCCGGAGCTCTGCCCTGGTGCCTAATGCTTATTATTACCGGCCAGAAACTGGGGGAAAATTGGAATACCCTTAAACCACTGTTTCATCGCCTTGATTTAATCGTCGCTCTTCTAATTTTGATGCTGGTTGGTTTCTGGATTATCCGCAAGAGAAAATCACTAAAGTCTAAAAAATAG
- a CDS encoding PsbP-related protein, with product MSKSIGLVIVVTTISMTALLGGCGTNSSPAPHMAPKAMSSANNIGTTQPSQTAAVTGSSSEKAVAPEKNPTGDIPDTQAFVNYTSASGGYDLVVPEGWGRTIKGSDVIFQDKLNGVQVAVSQVSSQPTVTSANKNQAAELQKTGRAVTIKRVKQVNLSGGQAVLIAYDSNSVPDPVTGKQVRLENNRYLFYKNGKLATLTLWAPLGADNVDQWNRMSASFTWR from the coding sequence ATGTCTAAATCAATAGGATTGGTCATTGTTGTTACTACGATTTCGATGACTGCGTTACTCGGCGGCTGCGGAACGAATAGTTCGCCGGCTCCACACATGGCCCCCAAAGCCATGTCGTCTGCAAATAACATCGGGACAACCCAGCCGTCGCAAACGGCTGCTGTGACAGGATCAAGCTCGGAAAAAGCTGTGGCACCGGAAAAAAATCCGACAGGTGATATTCCGGATACTCAAGCCTTTGTAAACTATACTTCTGCTTCGGGCGGGTATGATCTTGTCGTGCCGGAAGGATGGGGGCGCACGATTAAGGGCAGTGATGTTATATTCCAGGATAAGTTAAATGGTGTGCAGGTTGCCGTCAGCCAAGTATCTTCCCAACCTACTGTGACGAGCGCGAATAAGAATCAGGCGGCGGAACTGCAGAAAACAGGAAGGGCCGTCACTATTAAACGTGTAAAACAAGTAAATTTATCCGGCGGCCAGGCTGTTTTAATTGCTTATGACTCGAACTCCGTACCCGATCCGGTAACCGGCAAGCAGGTAAGATTGGAGAACAATCGGTATCTCTTTTATAAAAATGGCAAGCTGGCAACTTTAACCCTTTGGGCACCGCTGGGTGCTGATAATGTGGACCAGTGGAATCGGATGTCTGCAAGCTTTACGTGGAGGTAA
- a CDS encoding response regulator transcription factor: MQETILKVLLVEDDRAIAKVIALELEHHGHSVVLAAEGRMGLDMALTQEWDVILLDLMLPFLNGYEICKQIRARKDTPILLLTAKDEVQDKVFGLDIGADDYLTKPFAMDELMARIRAVLRRKNPPVKKNLGQLTFRELELDTQAYQVYFRGEEISLTKKEFELLTMFLEHPNRVLSREHILENVWGFDFYGESNAVDVYVRFLRGKIDERFGVHYFHTVRGVGYVLRAED, translated from the coding sequence ATGCAGGAAACAATTCTCAAAGTATTATTAGTTGAAGATGACCGTGCTATTGCTAAAGTCATAGCGTTGGAATTAGAACATCATGGACATAGTGTTGTATTGGCAGCGGAGGGAAGGATGGGGCTTGATATGGCCTTAACGCAGGAATGGGATGTCATCCTTTTGGACCTTATGCTGCCTTTTCTCAATGGCTATGAAATTTGCAAACAAATACGAGCACGCAAAGATACCCCAATTCTGCTCTTGACTGCGAAAGATGAAGTTCAGGATAAAGTCTTTGGTTTGGATATTGGCGCCGATGATTATTTGACAAAACCTTTTGCCATGGATGAATTAATGGCTCGGATTCGCGCCGTATTACGGCGTAAAAATCCGCCGGTTAAGAAAAATTTAGGCCAATTAACCTTTCGGGAACTTGAACTTGATACCCAAGCCTATCAAGTTTATTTTCGAGGTGAGGAAATTAGTTTGACCAAAAAGGAATTTGAACTATTGACCATGTTTTTAGAGCATCCGAACCGAGTTTTGTCACGGGAGCATATTCTGGAAAACGTTTGGGGGTTCGATTTTTATGGGGAATCGAATGCCGTTGATGTATATGTGCGCTTTTTACGCGGCAAGATTGACGAACGCTTTGGAGTTCATTACTTTCATACGGTGAGGGGAGTGGGCTATGTCCTGCGAGCCGAAGACTAG
- a CDS encoding ABC transporter permease: MNFLESIRISLRALRANKLRSALTMLGMIIGVAAVIAMVGIGNGATAQITSQIQGLGSNLITVSPARTNFGGVHGGAGSLTTLTISDIDKIKLDAAVKAAAPYTDNDYQVVLGAGNTSTQISGTNESYQLIKNVTMARGRFLTKNDVDRYARVAVLGPNVVNDLMGDPNADIIGKNIKINGVPFQVIGVTTSTGSTGFQSSDDMILAPITTVQERLVGRKNLRSILVSAASPDLMQTAQNEITLDMRKAHKIKDGEADDFTIQNQADVLASMQGVTQTLTMLLGGIAGISLLVGGIGIMNIMLVSVTERTREIGIRKAIGAKHSDILLQFLIEAIVLSVLGGGIGVVLGSAGSFLIGTALKMSTSISLSSVLVAFGFSAAIGIIFGVFPARKAASMDPIDALRFE; this comes from the coding sequence TTGAACTTTTTGGAAAGTATTAGGATTTCACTCAGGGCTTTGCGGGCCAATAAACTTAGGTCGGCTTTGACAATGCTGGGGATGATTATCGGGGTAGCGGCTGTCATAGCCATGGTCGGCATCGGTAATGGTGCAACGGCACAAATCACCTCGCAAATTCAGGGACTTGGTTCGAATCTTATTACCGTTAGTCCTGCACGAACTAACTTCGGAGGAGTCCACGGGGGAGCCGGTAGTTTAACGACTCTGACAATAAGTGATATCGATAAGATCAAATTAGATGCGGCTGTGAAAGCGGCAGCCCCCTATACGGATAATGATTATCAGGTGGTGTTGGGTGCCGGAAACACCTCAACTCAAATTAGCGGAACCAATGAGAGTTATCAATTAATTAAAAACGTCACCATGGCCAGAGGCCGATTTCTTACCAAAAACGATGTGGATAGATATGCCAGGGTTGCTGTCCTGGGGCCGAATGTAGTCAACGATCTTATGGGGGACCCCAACGCCGATATCATTGGCAAGAACATCAAGATCAACGGCGTGCCTTTTCAAGTCATTGGAGTGACAACCAGTACTGGGTCAACGGGCTTTCAAAGCAGTGATGATATGATTCTTGCGCCGATCACAACTGTTCAGGAGCGTTTAGTCGGAAGGAAAAACTTACGCAGCATCTTGGTTTCGGCTGCCTCCCCGGATTTAATGCAAACTGCACAAAATGAAATCACCTTAGACATGCGCAAAGCTCATAAAATTAAAGATGGCGAAGCGGATGATTTCACCATTCAGAATCAGGCGGATGTTTTGGCTTCCATGCAAGGGGTAACCCAAACTCTAACCATGCTCCTCGGCGGAATTGCAGGTATTTCTCTCTTGGTTGGAGGAATTGGCATTATGAATATCATGTTAGTTTCAGTGACGGAACGAACCCGGGAGATAGGGATTCGTAAGGCCATCGGAGCAAAGCACAGTGATATTTTATTGCAATTTCTCATCGAAGCTATTGTACTAAGTGTTTTGGGCGGAGGCATCGGCGTTGTTCTTGGCTCCGCAGGCTCTTTTTTGATAGGAACGGCGCTGAAGATGAGCACCAGTATTTCATTATCTTCTGTATTGGTAGCCTTTGGTTTTTCCGCCGCTATTGGTATTATTTTCGGCGTATTCCCCGCACGGAAAGCTGCCTCAATGGATCCGATTGATGCTTTAAGGTTCGAGTAA
- a CDS encoding ABC transporter ATP-binding protein produces the protein MIESLVEMQKISKIYYRGDVEETALVSATCSVKPGDRIALVGPSGSGKSTLLHLMGGLDHPSSGNISWPGLGSWANLRPQKISFIFQMQSLLPPLTVVENVELPLLLGQIEAIKARKTALETLNRMRLNIIADKLPEELSGGQAQRVAVARALASRPQLILADEPTGQLDHPTAQHLFDVLLDSLEGSDTALVVATHDQAIAERMNTIWQMQHGVMEVVTC, from the coding sequence ATGATTGAGTCCCTCGTTGAAATGCAAAAGATTAGTAAGATTTATTATCGCGGAGATGTAGAGGAGACTGCTTTAGTGTCGGCAACTTGTTCTGTAAAACCAGGGGATCGAATTGCTCTGGTAGGCCCTTCCGGCAGCGGCAAGTCCACCTTGCTGCATCTGATGGGAGGGTTGGATCATCCCAGCTCAGGGAATATCTCCTGGCCGGGACTAGGAAGTTGGGCGAACCTTCGCCCGCAAAAGATCAGTTTCATTTTTCAGATGCAGAGTTTACTGCCCCCGCTGACCGTGGTGGAAAATGTTGAACTGCCGCTGCTTTTGGGACAAATAGAAGCGATCAAAGCTCGCAAAACTGCCTTAGAAACTCTGAATAGAATGAGGCTGAATATCATTGCCGATAAGCTTCCTGAGGAACTTTCCGGCGGTCAGGCCCAGCGCGTTGCGGTGGCCCGGGCCTTAGCCTCCAGGCCGCAGCTTATTCTGGCTGATGAACCAACGGGTCAGTTGGATCATCCCACAGCCCAGCATTTGTTTGATGTACTGCTTGACTCACTGGAAGGGTCAGATACAGCCTTGGTAGTAGCAACTCATGATCAGGCTATTGCCGAGCGGATGAACACAATCTGGCAGATGCAGCACGGTGTTATGGAGGTAGTTACATGTTGA
- a CDS encoding sensor histidine kinase codes for MSCEPKTRSIGKFRLPGFKWGLAWKITLWYILLLLLTVFILSTITYWGNSQDLHKEKKQVLETTVSRVLGTLDDSTDGQAGDIHDPEALNDNVPKGVTIQLTSLQGKVVQKRGNVQVQLPIEQQADPEVRNLDGKDVYYIARPIMSGGKLIGTLQGVADLEDVELAETVLLRQLLWLGGSALLLASLGGLFLSRKVLTPLAELNREISLLTANDLNRRLPLRGSGDELDLLGQNFNHMLQRLETSFQQQKQFVANASHELRTPLMVIRGHADILQRWGAEDPLIVRDSATAVIEETKMMTKLVENLLTLAREELYLNLVPLNLSELIIESARDLPFLRSYTVKYDLLPDIELKGDVLYLKQLIRIILENAGKYVPSGGLIGIYLQKIENNVRIVIEDNGPGFPPDALELIFDRFYRVDEARSREIPGHGLGLSIARRIVQAHGGRIWAENLEPRGARFCVDLPYNTVVTL; via the coding sequence ATGTCCTGCGAGCCGAAGACTAGGTCGATTGGGAAATTCCGGCTGCCTGGATTTAAATGGGGTTTGGCCTGGAAGATAACACTCTGGTATATTCTCCTGCTTCTTTTGACGGTGTTTATTCTCTCGACAATTACATATTGGGGTAACAGCCAGGATTTACATAAAGAAAAAAAGCAAGTGCTTGAGACGACTGTTTCTCGTGTGCTCGGTACACTGGATGATTCCACGGATGGGCAGGCGGGAGATATTCATGATCCTGAGGCTTTAAATGACAATGTCCCCAAAGGTGTGACAATACAACTGACTTCCTTGCAAGGCAAGGTGGTTCAGAAGAGAGGTAATGTTCAGGTTCAGCTGCCCATCGAGCAACAGGCTGACCCAGAAGTGAGGAACCTTGACGGTAAAGATGTCTATTATATAGCTCGGCCGATTATGTCCGGCGGGAAACTCATTGGTACGCTTCAAGGTGTTGCTGATTTGGAAGATGTGGAACTCGCCGAAACTGTGCTTTTGCGCCAGTTACTGTGGCTTGGCGGTTCTGCTTTACTGTTGGCTTCTCTCGGAGGATTGTTTTTATCCCGAAAGGTACTGACCCCATTGGCTGAGCTGAATCGGGAGATTTCGCTTTTGACAGCTAATGATCTTAACCGGCGTCTGCCGCTGCGGGGAAGCGGGGATGAACTTGATTTGTTAGGACAGAATTTCAATCATATGCTGCAGAGGTTAGAAACTTCGTTTCAACAGCAAAAGCAATTTGTAGCCAATGCTTCTCATGAACTGCGCACGCCGTTGATGGTCATCCGCGGGCATGCAGATATTTTACAGCGCTGGGGAGCCGAGGATCCTCTCATTGTACGTGATTCTGCCACCGCTGTGATTGAAGAGACAAAGATGATGACGAAATTAGTGGAAAATCTTTTGACCTTGGCTCGGGAAGAGCTGTATCTGAATTTGGTTCCTCTTAATTTAAGTGAGCTTATTATTGAAAGCGCCAGAGATTTGCCTTTTCTGCGCTCCTATACTGTTAAATATGACCTGCTTCCGGATATCGAGTTGAAGGGAGATGTTCTCTATCTTAAACAACTTATCAGAATCATTCTGGAGAATGCCGGCAAATATGTACCGTCAGGCGGGTTGATTGGGATATATTTGCAGAAGATCGAAAATAACGTAAGGATTGTTATTGAAGATAATGGGCCCGGTTTTCCGCCTGATGCTCTGGAATTGATCTTCGACCGATTCTATAGGGTTGATGAGGCCCGTTCTCGCGAAATTCCGGGACATGGGCTTGGGTTAAGTATTGCCAGAAGGATTGTTCAAGCTCATGGAGGAAGGATTTGGGCAGAAAACCTGGAACCCCGTGGGGCGCGGTTTTGCGTGGACCTTCCTTACAATACGGTGGTCACACTATGA
- a CDS encoding ABC transporter ATP-binding protein, with the protein MGIIDAFDLYRFYHTGEEETLALRGANIHVDSGEIVAVMGPSGSGKSTLMACLAGLDEPDGGYVELLGKRITRRPEAERAAIRAQEIGIVLQSGNLFNHLSVEENIRLQMQLGHKVDEERLTELLKQVGLDKRREARPTRISGGELARAALAVALANSPKVLMADEPTGEVDAETEKKILDLFENYRRNGGAAIIATHSEALAAHANRILRVFDGRIVKYD; encoded by the coding sequence ATGGGAATCATTGACGCGTTTGATCTCTATCGCTTTTATCATACCGGAGAGGAAGAAACTTTGGCCTTACGCGGAGCAAATATCCATGTGGATTCCGGCGAAATCGTGGCTGTGATGGGACCTTCGGGGAGCGGAAAATCGACCTTAATGGCTTGTCTGGCCGGGTTGGATGAACCGGACGGTGGATATGTGGAATTATTAGGCAAACGTATTACCCGAAGACCGGAAGCAGAACGAGCTGCTATTCGTGCTCAAGAGATAGGAATTGTACTTCAGTCAGGAAATCTGTTCAATCACCTGTCGGTGGAAGAGAATATTCGCTTGCAAATGCAATTGGGACATAAGGTCGATGAAGAACGTCTGACAGAGCTCTTGAAGCAGGTTGGTTTAGATAAACGGCGGGAGGCCCGCCCTACCCGGATTTCAGGCGGGGAACTTGCCAGAGCTGCTCTGGCGGTAGCCCTTGCCAACAGCCCGAAGGTACTCATGGCTGATGAGCCGACGGGTGAAGTGGATGCAGAGACGGAGAAAAAGATTCTGGATCTCTTCGAAAATTACCGCCGGAACGGCGGTGCTGCAATCATAGCAACCCACAGTGAAGCATTGGCAGCTCACGCTAATCGTATTCTCAGGGTATTTGACGGGAGGATTGTTAAGTATGATTGA
- a CDS encoding ABC transporter permease, whose amino-acid sequence MDSLRANVINEVRKLFLKKKAVVFLVIMAIISFLTAFFIANIQAKLIFIAVNSFSYPLMLLAIFTNILLPLFVFMTASDLFSGEVADRTLKLVLTMPVSRFKIYLSKILAVSIYVIFNFFLIFLVSMASAFFLKITVTSITSVVVGYLTDIIPALILVIFASFIAQFFRSGSTALISSIFIFIGIKALSLFNTLLNNNIFTTYLNWYSLWLPNGTNLLRGLNLLLLLLAYGIIFFTGGYYLFDKKEI is encoded by the coding sequence ATGGATAGTCTAAGGGCAAATGTCATTAACGAAGTTCGAAAATTATTCCTAAAGAAAAAGGCAGTGGTATTCCTGGTAATTATGGCTATAATAAGCTTTTTAACAGCCTTCTTTATAGCAAACATTCAAGCCAAACTCATTTTTATTGCTGTCAATTCCTTCAGCTATCCCTTAATGCTTTTAGCCATCTTTACAAATATTCTTCTGCCTCTCTTTGTTTTTATGACAGCCTCAGATTTATTTTCCGGCGAAGTCGCAGACAGAACGCTAAAGCTGGTTCTAACCATGCCGGTAAGCCGTTTCAAGATCTATCTCTCGAAAATACTGGCTGTCAGCATTTATGTCATTTTCAATTTCTTCTTAATCTTTCTTGTTTCCATGGCCTCTGCCTTTTTCTTAAAAATTACTGTCACCAGTATCACAAGTGTTGTCGTTGGCTACTTAACCGACATTATTCCGGCGCTTATTTTAGTTATTTTTGCCTCATTTATTGCCCAATTTTTTCGCAGCGGGAGTACGGCTCTCATCAGCTCGATCTTCATCTTTATTGGCATTAAAGCTTTGTCCCTCTTTAACACCTTGTTAAATAACAACATTTTTACGACCTATTTGAATTGGTACTCACTGTGGCTTCCCAATGGAACAAATCTTTTAAGAGGGCTAAACTTGCTCCTGCTCCTCTTGGCTTACGGAATTATCTTCTTCACTGGCGGATATTACTTATTTGACAAAAAAGAAATATAA
- a CDS encoding phosphatase PAP2 family protein: protein MNSFDLQGYHLLNQFAGHHAILDKMFSFFAQYSLELYIVLFIIAWFSMPKSEIKQRHALLIMGLSGVLGLIVNVLISHVYFRPRPFTVLQKGTFTQLIPHSADASFPSDHTTGSFGFAAASWGKAPRWITISFTILAILNAVGRVYVGVHWPTDVIAGMVIGTLCSRLLWKFSSIFQPITDFGLRLFHYGAMEQNALK from the coding sequence ATGAACTCATTTGACCTGCAAGGATACCATCTGTTAAACCAATTTGCCGGGCATCACGCAATACTTGATAAGATGTTTTCTTTTTTCGCCCAGTACTCCCTTGAGCTTTATATCGTCCTCTTTATTATCGCCTGGTTTTCCATGCCAAAATCCGAAATTAAGCAGCGGCATGCCTTACTGATAATGGGACTATCCGGTGTTTTAGGACTCATCGTCAACGTCCTGATATCCCACGTTTACTTCCGTCCACGCCCTTTTACCGTGCTTCAGAAAGGGACATTTACTCAGCTTATTCCCCATAGTGCCGACGCGTCCTTTCCAAGCGATCATACCACCGGAAGCTTTGGCTTCGCTGCCGCATCCTGGGGAAAGGCACCCCGCTGGATTACCATCAGCTTTACTATTTTAGCCATCCTAAATGCGGTCGGCCGCGTGTATGTCGGAGTGCATTGGCCAACCGATGTCATTGCCGGAATGGTCATTGGTACTCTCTGCAGCAGATTGCTCTGGAAGTTCAGTTCAATCTTTCAACCAATCACAGATTTTGGGCTGCGCCTATTCCATTATGGAGCCATGGAACAGAATGCTCTTAAATAG
- a CDS encoding ABC transporter ATP-binding protein, protein MEKVLEVAGLTKIYKNGRGVKDITFDVCTGDIFGFLGPNGAGKTTVMKGITGLNTLQKGHVKILGYNLDSQFENAMRNVGAIIETADVYEYMSAYENLKFIARFHQTIHEEDIDNILELVNLTSYKQEKASKFSLGMKQRLALARALLPNPKLIILDEPTNGLDIEGTVQMRNLIKELAAKRKMTFFISSHLVHEIELMCNKVAIIHEGRLVNNGVSIESIKESYQSLEDFYLNQVTEGGMV, encoded by the coding sequence GTGGAAAAGGTATTAGAAGTGGCTGGGCTCACGAAGATTTACAAGAATGGACGCGGAGTGAAGGATATTACCTTTGACGTTTGCACAGGTGATATCTTCGGCTTTTTAGGTCCCAATGGGGCAGGCAAAACCACTGTCATGAAAGGGATTACAGGGTTAAATACTCTTCAAAAGGGGCATGTTAAAATATTAGGGTATAATTTGGACTCCCAGTTTGAAAACGCCATGAGAAATGTCGGTGCAATTATTGAAACCGCTGATGTTTATGAATATATGAGTGCTTATGAAAACCTAAAATTCATTGCACGTTTCCATCAAACTATTCATGAAGAAGATATCGATAACATTCTTGAATTGGTGAATCTGACAAGCTATAAACAAGAAAAGGCAAGTAAATTTTCCCTGGGCATGAAACAAAGGCTGGCCCTTGCCAGAGCTTTACTGCCAAATCCTAAGCTGATAATTCTAGACGAACCCACCAATGGCTTGGATATTGAAGGTACGGTCCAAATGCGGAATCTCATCAAGGAACTCGCCGCAAAAAGAAAAATGACCTTCTTCATATCGAGTCATTTAGTCCATGAAATTGAACTTATGTGCAACAAAGTTGCCATCATTCATGAAGGAAGACTTGTCAATAACGGCGTATCCATCGAGAGCATTAAAGAATCCTATCAGTCTTTAGAGGACTTCTATTTGAATCAGGTGACGGAAGGAGGAATGGTCTGA
- a CDS encoding phosphodiester glycosidase family protein — protein MKRKRRIRVKVIITFLAYNLILLMILAPFVLFWGPFQALKVMAVGSVYTSRHPQVVKAFLSQAEIDRIMNQNDAQGVSSSQSIGRKKVMADASSGITIEDIQGPSFKGKVMLIKDPKRVKAAVTKEIGVTGERVSDLVKDTGAVAGINAGGFYDPNGKGNGAFPDGLTVQNGKIVHNNVGNQAVNIVGFNDQGKLIIGNLTAAQVAQKHILEAVTFGPNLIVDGNPVISGDGGWGIAPRTGIGQMADGTVIFVVIDGRQPTWSIGATLRDLMNVFENYHAVNAVNLDGGSSSELVYNGQVENKLWDIFGERYIPTAFVVTP, from the coding sequence ATGAAAAGAAAACGCAGAATTCGAGTGAAAGTAATTATTACATTTTTAGCCTATAACCTCATCCTTCTTATGATCTTAGCTCCGTTTGTTTTGTTCTGGGGTCCTTTTCAGGCGCTAAAAGTAATGGCAGTTGGTTCAGTTTATACTTCCCGTCATCCTCAGGTTGTCAAGGCATTTCTCTCCCAAGCAGAAATCGACCGAATTATGAATCAGAATGATGCCCAAGGAGTTAGCAGCAGTCAAAGCATTGGGCGTAAAAAAGTAATGGCTGATGCCAGTTCCGGTATTACCATTGAAGATATTCAAGGTCCAAGCTTCAAAGGGAAAGTAATGCTCATTAAAGACCCGAAGCGCGTGAAGGCAGCGGTTACTAAAGAGATTGGCGTAACGGGTGAAAGAGTCAGCGATCTTGTAAAGGATACGGGAGCAGTTGCCGGTATTAATGCGGGGGGATTCTACGATCCTAATGGCAAAGGAAATGGAGCATTTCCAGACGGGCTCACCGTGCAAAATGGAAAAATAGTCCACAACAATGTGGGCAATCAGGCGGTTAATATTGTGGGGTTTAATGATCAAGGCAAATTGATTATCGGAAATTTGACTGCAGCACAAGTAGCTCAGAAACATATCCTTGAAGCGGTTACCTTCGGACCGAATTTAATTGTCGATGGAAATCCTGTCATTTCAGGGGATGGTGGCTGGGGGATTGCGCCTCGCACAGGAATTGGGCAGATGGCTGATGGAACGGTGATTTTTGTGGTTATTGACGGCAGACAGCCAACTTGGAGTATTGGAGCAACCTTACGGGACCTGATGAATGTTTTCGAAAATTATCATGCCGTCAATGCTGTTAACCTTGACGGCGGCTCTTCATCAGAACTTGTCTATAATGGACAAGTTGAGAACAAGCTCTGGGATATTTTCGGGGAACGCTATATTCCTACTGCCTTTGTCGTAACTCCTTAG